The DNA region CGGCGGCCGCCGCGATAACCAGCAGCGAGAGGCCGATGGTGTAGGAGTGCGTCGCCTCGTCGTAGGTCGCGCCCATGATCAACGGCGGGAAGAATCCGCCCAGACCGCCGGCGGCGCCGACGAGGCCGGTGATGGCCCCGACCCGGGCGGGCGGGGCGGCCTTGGCCACCCAGGCGAACACGGCGCCCGAACCCATACCCATCATCAGCGCCATGAGGATGAAGTCGACCCCGGCGAGCCAGGGCATCGTCGGCTTCATGATCATCCACACGGCCAGGATGGCGGCACCGCCACAGGAGACCGCGGTGACCAGCCGTGGGCCGAACCGGTCCGACAACGACCCGCCGATCGGCCGGGCGATGACGGCGGCGACCGCGAACCCGGCGGTGCGGGCGCCGGCCGACTTGAGGTCGTGCATGTCGTAGACGTCGTTGAGGTAGGTCGGCAGATACGTCGAGAAGGCCACGAACCCCCCGAAGGCCGCGGCGTAGAGGAAGGCCATCTGCCAGGTGATCGGGAGTTTGACCGCGTCGATCAGCTTGGGCAGGGCGGCCTCGCGGTTCGGCGTCCAGGACGGTGCGTCGCGCATCCAGGTCCAACACACGCCGGCGACGACCACGAGGGCGATCGCGATGATGAGGTGGGTCGGGAAGTAGCCGAACCACTCCCGGAACCGGGGCGTGAAGAAGGCCGAGAGTGCGGTGCCGCCCATGCCGGCGCCGAACACGCCGGTGGCGAAACCCCGCCGGTGCGCCTCGTACCAGTTGTTCAGAAAGGGGATGCCCGCGGCGAAGCTGGTGCCGGCGATGCCGAGGAAGAACCCGGCGACGAGCATCAGCGGATAGGACTTGAGTTCGCCGGCGACCGCGACCAGCAGCACGAACGGCACCGACAGCAGCAGGAGCACGGTGAACATCACCCGACCGCCGAACCGCGGCGTCAGCACGCCGACGACGATGCGGCCCAACGACCCGACGAGGATCGGGACCGAGATGAGGATCGACTTCTGCCCCGACGACAAGTCCATCTGCAGCGGGTTCGCGTAGAAGACGCCGAGCGGCGCGATGAGGTTCCAGGCCCAGAACGTGATGGTGAAGGCCGTGGTGGCCAACGCCAGGTTCCTCGTCTGTGCCGCCCGGTCGATCGCCGATTGGGGAGGTGCGGTGTCGGTGGTCATGAGCGCCGTCGATCCGAGGTGCCGATCGGGGCCCACGCGTGTGCGGACTTGGCGTCGCCGGGGGTCAACTTCTCGTCGCGGCTGCGGTAGACGATGTAGGGCCGAAACAGGTAGTGCAGCGGTGCGGTGAAGATGTGCACCAGGCGGGTGAACGGAACCAGGATGAACAGCGTCATCCCGATCAGGACGTGGACGTGGAAGCGCAGCGGGGCGGCGGCCATGGCGTCGAGGTCGGGTTGGAGGAGGAAGATCGAGCGGAACCAGGGGGACACGGTCTCGCGGTAGTTCACCCCGGGGCCGTGCGGATCGATCAGCCCGATGACGGTGAGGTAGGTCCCGGCCACCAGGGCCGACACCAGCACCAGGTACATCAGCTTGTCGTTGGCGGTGGTGGCGGCGAATACCGGGCCGACGGTGCGCCGCCGGTAGACGAGGATGGCGACGCCGACGAGGGTCGCCGCCGCGGCGAAGATTCCGCCGATCGCCGCCGCCCAGTGGTAGGCGGACTCGCTGATCCCGACCGCCTCGGTCCACGACTCCGGGATGACCAGGCCCATCGCGTGCCCGGCGATCACCATCAGGATGCCGTAGTGGAACAGCGGCGAACCGATGCGCAACAGTCGGGACTCGTAGAGTTCCGACGAGCGGGTGGTCCACCCGAACTTGTCGTAGCGGTAGCGCCAGATCGTGCCCCCGATCACCGCGATCAGGGTCAGGTACGGAATCACCCCCCACAGCAGGATCTTCATCGTCGACCTCCCATCGGAGCCGTCGCGGCCATCTCCGCGACGGTGAACAACGGCATCAACCGCGGATCGCCGGCGTCGAGCCCGACCTGCTCGACGGTCTCCGCCTCGCCCCGCATCGCCAACGCGCTGGCCCGGTCGGCGGGGGACGGCCCGGGCAGCGTCGCGCACACCGCGGTCAGCACGTCGGCGTAGGCGGAGGTCTGGTCGGCCAGGGCGAGCCGGATCAACTCCAGGCAGGGCCGGTATTCGACGAGCAGTTCCCGCCCGCCGTCCGGGTCGACCCGGGCGGCGAACTCCAGGACCATCGGCAGGTAGTCGGTCAGCTCGCCGCGGGTGTCGACGAGGAAGCCCGCGTCGCGGTAGCGCTGCTTGATCGCGGCCAGCGCCGCGCCGCGCCGTCGGGTGTCGCCATGGGTCCAATAGGTGAGGTAGAGGGTCTGCCGGCGCGACAGGTCGAAGACGTCGACGTAGGAGTGGCGCAGGTCGTCAGGGTCGGTGGCGGCGAGGTGGTCGACGAACCGGCCCAACGCCAGCACCGCGTCCGACGACGGTTGTTCGTCGAGGGCGGCCCGCAGCAGCGCGGCGCGGGCGAGCACCTCGTCGTCGGGGTATTGCAGACACCATGACGCGGCCTGGTAGAGCACGCGGTGGTCGGCGGCGCCGCGCCGCGGGGCCGCGGTCGGGGCTGAGGGGGAACCGAAGGGGAATCGCATCATCGCCCCGCGGGGAACAGGCCGGACGGCGCACCGTTGCCGTCCCAGTTCAACAGGTTGACCCGGCCGCGCAGGGACTCCTCGTCGGCGGCATGCTCACTGGTCTGCCGCTGTTGGAGGGCTTGGAAGGTCTCCACCGACACCGGCATCACCGGGCCGCTGGCCTCGCCGAACGGGCCCGACTCGTACATGCCGGGGCCGTCCTCGTAGTCCAGCGAGCACGCCATCTCCTCGAGCTGGTGGCCCTGCTCGACGTGCGCGGTCGGGATCACGTAGCGGTCGGCGTACTTGGCGATCGCCATGAGGTGGTACATCTCGACCATGGATTCCTCGTCCATCCCCACCGAGGCGGGGATCAGCGGGTTGGGCTCGCGGCCCAGGGCGATGTCGCGCATGTAGGACCGCATCCCGGCGAGTCGGCGCAGGACTCCGGTCACCACCGCGGTGTCGCCGGCGCTGAACAACTCGGCCAGGTACTCGACGGGGATGCGCAGGCTGTCGATCGCGCCGAACAGGTTGGTGTGGCTCTCCCCCTCGTGGCCCTGCTCGGTGAGCAGGTCGACGATGGGCGACAGCGGCGGCACGTACCAGACCATCGGCATGGTCCGGTACTCCGGATGCAGCGGCAGTGCCACGCGGTAGCGCTTGGCCAGCGCGTACACCGGGGAGCGGCGTGCGGCGTCGAGCCAGTCGTCGGGGATGCCCGCGGCCTTGGCCGCGGCGATCACCGCGGGGTCCGACGGGTCGAGCATCAGGTCCAGCTGGGCCTCGTAGAGATCCTTCTCGTCGGGGACCGACGCCGCCTCGGTGACCCGGTCGGCGTCGTAGAGGAAGATCCCGATGTAGCGCAGGCGCCCGACGCAGGTCTCCGAGCACACCGTCGGCTGGCCGACCTCCAGTCGGGGGTAGCAGAACGTGCATTTCTCGGCTTTGCCGGTGCGGTGGTTGTAGTAGATCTTCTTGTAGGGGCAGCCGGTGATGCATTGGCGCCACCCGCGGCAGCGGTCCTGGTCGACCAGCACGATGCCGTCCTCGGACCGCTTGTAGATCGCGCCCGACGGGCAGGACGCCATGCACGACGGGTTGAGGCAGTGCTCGCAGATCCGCGGCAGGTAGAACATGAAGGTCTGCTCGAAGGACAGCTTGATCTTCTCGTTGGACTCCTCGGCCAGCTTCTGCAGAATCGGGTCGCGCTGGGCGGTCGCCCCGCTGCCGCCCAGATTGTCATCCCAGTTCGCCGACCAGGAGATCTTCATGTCCTGGCCGGTGATCAGCGACTTGGGCCGGGCAACCGGGATGTCGTCGCCGAGCGGGGCGCTGATGAGGTTCTCGTAGTCGTAGGTCCACGGCTCGTAGTAGTCGTCCAGGGTCGGCTGGACCGGGCTGTGGAAGATGGTCGCCAGCTTCTGCAGGCGCCCGCCGGTGCGCAACCGCAGCTTGCCGCGGCGGTTGAGCGACCACCCGCCGCGCCAGGTGTCCTGGTCCTCGTACCGCCGCGGATACCCCTGCCCGGGGCGCGTCTCGACGTTGTTGAACCACACGTACTCGGTGCCGGCCCGGTTGGTCCAGGCCTGTTTGCAGGTCACCGAGCAGGTGTGGCAGCCGATGCATTTGTCCAGGTTCATCACCATCGCGACTTGGGCCATGACTCGCATCAGTAGGTCACCTCCTGGCTGCGCCGGCGGATGGTCGACACAATGTCTCGCTGGTTGCCGGTCGGCCCCAGGTAGTTGAAGGCATAGGACAGCTGCGCGTATCCGCCGATCAGGTGGGAGGGTTTCACCAGCAGGCGGGTCACCGAGTTGTGGATGCCGCCGCGGCGCCCGGTCGCCTCCGACTTGGGCACGTCGATGGTGCGCTCCTGGGCGTGGTGGACGTAGGTCACCCCGGCAGGGATCCGATGGCTGACGACGGCCCGGCCGACGAAGACGCCGTTGGCGTTGACGCATTCGATCCAGTCGTTGTCCTCGACACCGATCGCGGCCGCGTCGTCGGGGGAGAGCCAGGCGGTGGGGCCGCCCCGCGACAAGGAGAGCATGAACAGGTTGTCCTGGTACTCCGAGTGGATCGACCACTTGTTGTGCGGGGTCAGGTAGCGCACCGCGATCTCCATCTCGCCCGTCGGGCCGAGTCGGGGTTCGCCGAACAACCGGTGCATGTCCAGCGGCGGCCGGTACAGCGGCAGCGCCTCGCCGATGTCGAGCATCCAGTCGTGGTCGAGGTAGAAGTGCATCCGCCCGGTCAGGGTGTGGAAGGGCTTGTCCCGCTCGATGTTCATCGTGAACGGGGCGTAGCGGCGCCCGCCGGTCTCCGAGCCCGACCATTCCGGCGAGGTGATGACCGGCTGCGGGGAGTCCTGGGTGTCGGCGAAGGTGATCTGCTTCTCCTCCGAACCGATCGCCAGGTCGACGAACCGCTTACCGGTCCGCTGCTCCAGCTTTTCGAAGGCGTCGACGGCGAGCTCGCCGTTGGTCGTCCCGGAGAACAGCAGGATCGCCTCGGCCAGCTTCTCGTCGGTGTCGATCGCCGGGCGGCCGTGGGCGGCGCTGTGCGCGCCCATCATCACGCCGTTGCGCCCGGCGAGTTTGGCCATCTGCGACCCGACGTCGAAGGTCAGGTTCTTGACGGTGAAGCCGAGCCGGTCGGCGAGCGGGCCGACCGAGGCCAGTTTGTCGGCGATCGCGGTGTAGTCCCGTTCGACGACGGCGAACTGGGGCAGGTTCTTGCCCGGCACCCCGGGGCGCGGGGAGCCGAGCCAATCGTCGACGATGCCGTGCGGGTTGGCCGTCTCGCCCGGGGTGTCGTGCTGGTTGGGGGTGGCGACCAGGTCGTGCACGGTACCCAGGTGCGTCTTGGCCTGCCGGGACAGTTCGCGGGCCAGCAGGTGGAACAGCTCGAAGTCGCTCTTGGCCTCCCACGGCGGCGAGATGGCCGGGGTGAAGGCGTGCACGAACGGGTGCATGTCGGTCGAACTGAGGTCGTGCTTCTCGTACCAGGTGGCGGCCGGCAGGACGATGTCGCTCATCAGCGTCGTCGAGGTCATGCGGAAGTCGGCCGACAGCAGCAGGTCGAGCTTGCCCTCGGGGGCCTCGTCGTGCCACGCCACCTCGCGTGGGCGCGGGGTCTGCGGATCCTCGGTGCCCAGGATGTTGTGGTCGGTGCCCAGCAGGTGGCGCAGGAAGTACTCGTCGCCCTTCGCCGACGAGCCGAGCAGGTTCGAGCGCCACAGCACCAGGGTGCGCGGCCAGTTCTCCGGGGCGTCGACGTCGTTGATCGACGGGGTCAGCCCGCCGTCGTGCAGTCGGTCGGCCACCCAGGCGCCCACGTTCGGCGCCGTGCCGGCGTCGACGGCGGCCTGCGCGTCGTCGGCCAGCTGCAGCGGGTTGGCGGAGAATTGGGGGTAGAACGGCATCCACCCCAGGCGGGCCGACTGGGCGATCGCGTCGGCGGTGTGGGGGTGGTCGAGCACCCCGCGGGACAGCGGCGAGGCGAGCGCGGTCGTCGAATACCCGTCGTTGCGCCACTGGTCGGTGTGCATATACCAGTACGAGGTGCCCGGTTGGGTGCGCGGTGGCCGCGACCAGTCCAGCCCGTTGGCCAGCGAGATCCACCCGGTGATCGGGCGGCATTTCTCCTGCCCGACGTAGTGGGCCCACCCGCCGCCGTTTCGGCCCATGCTCCCGGTCAGGTTCAGCAGGGCGAGAATCGCCCGATAGGTGGCGTCGCCGTGGAACCACTGGCAGATGCCGGCGCCCATGATGATCATCGAACGCCCTTGGGACTCAACGGCGTTCGTGGCGAACTCGCGGGCAATGCGGATCGCCGCATCGGCGGGGACGCTGGTGATCGCCTCCTGCCACGCGGGCGTGTACGGGGTGGCGGCGTCGTCGTAACCGGCCGCCCAGTCGCCGGGCAGGCCGTCGCGGCCGACGCCGTACTGGGCGAGCATCAGGTCGAAGACGGTTGTGACGAGCTTGCCGTGCACGCGCCGCGCCGGGACGCCGCGGCACAGGACCGTGCCGCTGCCGTCGGGGGCGTCGAAGGCGGCGAGGCTGATCGCGACCGGTTCGGCCGCCGGGTCGTCGACCAGACTCAGCCGGGGGGTGACGCCCTGCAGATCCAGGTTCCAGCGGCCTTCCCCGGAGTCGGCGTAGCGGAAGCCCATCGACCCGTTGGGGGCGACGACGGCATCGGTGGCCTCGTCGAGGACGACCGTCTTCCACGCGTCCTCGTCGGCGGTGCCGAGTCCGACGCCGTCGGCGGTGACGAACTTCCCGGGGACCAGCGTCGGTTGCCCCTCGTAGTCCTGCTCGGCCAGTTCGACGAGGAACGGCAGGTCGGTGTACTTGCGCACGTAGTCGGAGAAGAACTCGGTGGTGCGGTCGACGAAGTACTCGCGGAGGATGACGTGGCCCATTGCCATGGCCAGGGCGGCGTCGGTGCCGGCCTGGGCGGGCAGCCACTCGTCGGCGAACTTGGTGTTGTCGGCGTAGTCGGGGGAGACGGTGACGATCTTGGTGCCGCGGTAGCGGACCTCGGCCATCCAGTGGGCGTCGGGCGTGCGGGTGACCGGCACGTTGGAGCCCCACATCATCAGGTAGGTGGCGTCCCACCAGTCGCCGGACTCGGGTACGTCGGTCTGATCGCCGAAAACCTGCGGGCTGGCCACCGGCAGATCGGCGTACCAGTCGTAGAACGACGTCATGACGCCGCCGATCAGTTGGATGAACCGGGTGCCGACGCAGTGGCTGACCATCGACATCGCCGGGATCGGGGAGAACCCGGTGCACCGGTCGGGGCCGTAGGTCTTGATGGTGTGCACGTGGGCGGCCGCGGCCATCTCGATGGCCTCGTCCCAGGAGACGCGCACGAGACCGCCCTTGCCGCGCGCCCGTTGGTAGGCGCGGCGGCGCAGCGGGTCGCCGGTCACGTCGGCCCAGGCGAGGACCGGGTCGCCGAGCTTCGCCTTGGCCGCGCGGTACATCTCCACCAGCACGCCGCGGGCATACGGGTGGCGGACCCGGGTGGGGGAGTAGGTGTACCAGGAGAAGGCGGCGCCGCGCGGGCAGCCGCGCGGCTCGTACTCGGGGCGGTCCGGACCGACCGACGGATAGTCGGTCTCCTGGGTCTCCCAGGTGATGATGCCGTCTTTGACATACACCTTCCACGAGCACGATCCGGTGCAGTTCACCCCGTGGGTCGAGCGCACGATCTTGTCGTGGCTCCACCGGTCGCGGTAGAAGTAGTCGCCCGCGCGGCCTCCCTCGCGGAACACCGCCCGTCCGTCGGCGGTCTCATCCCATCGGGTGAAGAACCGTCCGGCGTCGAGCAGCAACTGTGCAGATTTTCCTTGAACCTGGGCTGGGCGGTTCATAAAAATAACGGTAGTTCGCCAAATAGGCCGGCAGGGGGCGAATGGGTGAAGTCCCGACGTAGGTCCCGCCACGGGTCGCCGTCTCCCGCAGACAAGGCCCGGCCCCGCGAACCGAGGGGTGGTTCGCGGGGCCGGGGGTCGGTGGGGCGGGCCGCCACTCGGGCGGCTCCGATCAGGCCTGGCGGGCCTGCCACATCCAGTGGAGCTGCTCGAGCCGGGCGGCGAACCCGATGAGCAGATCCTCGGTCACCGGGTCCTGCGTGCCGGTGGCCTCGATGCGCTCGCGGATGCCGCCGATGACCGCGGCGAGGTTCTCGACGATCACGCCGATCACGGCGGTGTCGCCGATCCAGCCCTCGCTGATCCCGGGGGTCCCGGTCGTCTTGGCGACGGTCTGCACCCGGGCATCCGGGCTGACGCCGACGGCGGTTGCCCGCTCGGCGGCCGCGTCGGAGAACTCGCGGGTGACGTCGACGAGCTCGTCGAGGTCGGCGTGGACCGCGGTGAAGTGGCTGCCGACGACGTTCCAGTGCGCCTGCTTGGCGATGAGGCTCAGGTCGACCAGGTCGACGAGGGTCGCCTGCAGGGCGTCGCCGACGACCTGGCGGGCGTCGTGGTCGAGTACTCCGTTGATGGGGGTCGCGGTGCTCATACTCATCACTCCTTCTCGTCCGGCCTCGGTTGGGTTTGGCCGGTGTGTCGCTGGGGGCTGCAACACCACTGACTCTACCACTAAATCTGGATTGAATCCAGATTAGAGAGGGGGGCGGCTGGCCCGGTGGGGGCCGAGTCGGCCGCCCCCACCGAGGATTTGGGTTCTTGGAGCGGGTTCCCTACACTGAAACGGTTGCCCGGGGTGAACTGTGCCCCCCGGGAGCCACAACTTCATACCCCGCCCGTGCCGGCGAAAAGCCAACGGCATGGGCAGGGAAGAACCTACGCACAACTCCACTTCGTGGAAGGCCCACCGGTTGACCTGGGAAAACCCAGTACGCCGCTGTATGGGAACCGCTACGAGAAAGGTTGACGGTCAACCATGACCATGACTGACCCGATCGCAGACTTCTTGACGCGTCTGCGCAACGCCAACTCGGCGTACCACGACGAGGTGACCCTGCCGTCGTCGAAGATCAAGGCCAACATCGCCGAGATCCTCAAGAAAGAGGGCTACATCACCGACTACCGCGTCGAAGACGCCGAGGTCGGCAAGAAGCTCATCGTGAACCTCAAGTACGGCCCGAGCCGGGAGCGCAGCATTGCTGGTCTGCGCCGCGTCTCCAAGCCGGGTCTGCGGGTTTACGCGAAATCGACCAACCTGCCCAAGGTGCTGGGCGGCCTCGGCGTGGCGATCATCTCCACGTCGTCGGGCCTGCTCACCGACCGCCAGGCAGCCAACAAGGGCGTGGGCGGCGAAGTCCTCGCTTACGTCTGGTAAGGGGCCCACAACATGTCGCGAATCGGTAAGAGCCCCATTGCGATCCCGGCCGGAGTCGATGTCACCATCGACGGCCAGGACGTGAAGGTCAAGGGCCCCAAGGGCGAACTGTCCGTCACCATCAGCGAGCCGATCACGGCCGCCGTGGAAGACCAGCAGATCGTCGTCACCCGGCCCAATGACGAGCGTCGCAACCGTGCCCTGCACGGTCTGTCGCGCAGCCTGATCAACAACCTCGTCGTCGGCGTCACCGACGGCTACACCCGCAAGCTGGAGATCTTCGGCGTCGGCTACCGCGTCGCCGCCAAGGGTCGCGACCTCGAGTTCGCACTCGGGTACAGCCACCCGGTGCCGATCGAGGCACCCGAAGGCATCACCTTCGCTGTGGAGTCGCCGACCAAGTTCTCGGTGACGGGCATTGACAAGCAGCAAGTCGGCCAGATCTCGGCGAACATCCGTCGCCTGCGGCGTCCGGACCCGTACAAGGGCAAGGGCATCCGCTTCGAGGGTGAGCAGGTCCGCCGCAAGGTCGGAAAGACGGGTAAGTAAGCCATGAGTGAAACCGCAACGCAACGCAAGCCGGTCGGCAAGGACGCCTCGACGCGTCGCCGCACCGCGACCAACCGCCGCCACTTCCGCCTGCGGAAGAAGATCTCCGGCACGCCGGAGCGGCCGCGCCTGGTCGTCAAGCGCAGCAGCCGCCACATCCACGTCCAGCTCATCGACGACCTGGCCGGCAACACGCTGGCCGCCGCGTCGTCGATCGAGGCCGACGTGCGGTCGGCCGGTGGCGACAAGTCGGCCCAGGCGGCCAAGGTCGGCGAGCTGATCGCCGGTCGCGCCAAGTCGGCCGGCATCGAGGCCGTCGTGTTCGACCACGGTGGCCACGGCTACCACGGCCGGATCGCGGCGCTCGCCGACGCCGCCCGCGAGGGAGGCCTGAAGTTCTGATGACCACCTACATGAATTGCCTGATCAACAACGGAGGGATCCTCTGATGCCCGGACGTCAGCGTGACGGCGGGAACGGACCCGCCAACAGCAACAGCAATGAGCGCGGCGGCGACCGCCGCGGTGGCCGCGGCGACCGTCGCGACAACCGGGGCGGCCGCGACCGCGAGGAGCGCAACCACCTCGAGCGCGTCGTCACCATCAACCGCGTGTCCAAGGTCGTCAAGGGCGGCCGCCGGTTCAGCTTCACCGCCCTCGTGGTGGTCGGCGACGGCCAGGGCATGGTCGGCGTCGGCTACGGCAAGGCCAAGGAAGTTCCGGCCGCGATCCAGAAGGGTGTCGAAGAGGCTCGCAAGAACTTCTTCCGCGTCCCGATGATCGCCGGCACCATCACCCACCCGGTTCAGGGTGAGGCCGCCGCCGGCGTCGTGCTGCTGCGTCCGGCCGCTCCCGGTACCGGTGTGATCGCCGGTGGCGCGGTGCGCGCCGTGCTCGAGTGCGCGGGCGTCACCGACGTCCTCGCCAAGAGCCTGGGCTCGGACAATGCCATCAACGTCGTGCACGCCACCGTGGCCGCCCTCAAGCTGCTGCAGCGCCCCGAAGAGGTCGCCGCCCGCCGTGGCCTGCCGGTCGAGGACGTCGCACCCGCCGGCATGCTGCGGGCCCGCGCCGCTGCGGCTGCCGCTGCGTCGTCGGCCGCTAAGGGGGCGTAAGCCGCCATGGCCAAAAAGGAGACTGAAGTGGGCCAGCTGAAGATCACCCAGATCAAGAGCACCATCGGTACCAAGAGCAATCAGCGTGACAGCCTGCGCACCCTTGGCCTCAAGGGCATCCGCAAGACCGTCACCCGCGAGGACAACCCGCAGACGCGGGGCCTGATCAACGTGGTCCGGCACCTCGTGACCGTCGAAGAGGTTTAAGACATGACCATCAAACTCCACCACCTTCGCCCCGCTCCGGGCGCGAAGACCGAGAAGACCCGCGTGGGTCGCGGTGAGGGCTCGAAGGGCAAGACCGCCGGCCGCGGCACCAAGGGCACCAAGGCCCGCAAGACCGTGCCGGCCGGCTTCGAGGGCGGCCAGATGCCGATCCACATGCGGTTGCCGAAGCTCAAGGGCTTCACCAACCGCAACCGGGTCGAGTACCAGGTCGTCAACGTCGGCGATCTCGCCGAGCTCTTCCCGTCCGGCGGCACCGTGGGTGTCGAGGACCTCGTCGCCAAGGGCGCGGTCCGCAAGAACGAGCTGGTGAAGGTCCTCGGCGACGGGGAGCTGTCGGTGAAGCTCGACATCACCGCCAACAAGTTCTCCGCGTCGGCGAAGGACAAGATCGCCGCCGCCGGTGGCACCACCACCGAGCTCTAAGCACATCCGGGGGCGGGGTCGTCGGTGCAATGCCCAGCGCGTTGCGCCGACGACCCGCTTTCCCGGCAACTGTTAGAGTTTGCAGCGTTGCCCGTCGCGCGACCGAGCCGTCCGCGCCACCCCTGACCGT from Gordonia crocea includes:
- a CDS encoding MFS transporter; translation: MTTDTAPPQSAIDRAAQTRNLALATTAFTITFWAWNLIAPLGVFYANPLQMDLSSGQKSILISVPILVGSLGRIVVGVLTPRFGGRVMFTVLLLLSVPFVLLVAVAGELKSYPLMLVAGFFLGIAGTSFAAGIPFLNNWYEAHRRGFATGVFGAGMGGTALSAFFTPRFREWFGYFPTHLIIAIALVVVAGVCWTWMRDAPSWTPNREAALPKLIDAVKLPITWQMAFLYAAAFGGFVAFSTYLPTYLNDVYDMHDLKSAGARTAGFAVAAVIARPIGGSLSDRFGPRLVTAVSCGGAAILAVWMIMKPTMPWLAGVDFILMALMMGMGSGAVFAWVAKAAPPARVGAITGLVGAAGGLGGFFPPLIMGATYDEATHSYTIGLSLLVIAAAAACLFTVFGIRHTASE
- the narH gene encoding nitrate reductase subunit beta; this encodes MRVMAQVAMVMNLDKCIGCHTCSVTCKQAWTNRAGTEYVWFNNVETRPGQGYPRRYEDQDTWRGGWSLNRRGKLRLRTGGRLQKLATIFHSPVQPTLDDYYEPWTYDYENLISAPLGDDIPVARPKSLITGQDMKISWSANWDDNLGGSGATAQRDPILQKLAEESNEKIKLSFEQTFMFYLPRICEHCLNPSCMASCPSGAIYKRSEDGIVLVDQDRCRGWRQCITGCPYKKIYYNHRTGKAEKCTFCYPRLEVGQPTVCSETCVGRLRYIGIFLYDADRVTEAASVPDEKDLYEAQLDLMLDPSDPAVIAAAKAAGIPDDWLDAARRSPVYALAKRYRVALPLHPEYRTMPMVWYVPPLSPIVDLLTEQGHEGESHTNLFGAIDSLRIPVEYLAELFSAGDTAVVTGVLRRLAGMRSYMRDIALGREPNPLIPASVGMDEESMVEMYHLMAIAKYADRYVIPTAHVEQGHQLEEMACSLDYEDGPGMYESGPFGEASGPVMPVSVETFQALQQRQTSEHAADEESLRGRVNLLNWDGNGAPSGLFPAGR
- the rplR gene encoding 50S ribosomal protein L18, with product MSETATQRKPVGKDASTRRRTATNRRHFRLRKKISGTPERPRLVVKRSSRHIHVQLIDDLAGNTLAAASSIEADVRSAGGDKSAQAAKVGELIAGRAKSAGIEAVVFDHGGHGYHGRIAALADAAREGGLKF
- the rplF gene encoding 50S ribosomal protein L6 yields the protein MSRIGKSPIAIPAGVDVTIDGQDVKVKGPKGELSVTISEPITAAVEDQQIVVTRPNDERRNRALHGLSRSLINNLVVGVTDGYTRKLEIFGVGYRVAAKGRDLEFALGYSHPVPIEAPEGITFAVESPTKFSVTGIDKQQVGQISANIRRLRRPDPYKGKGIRFEGEQVRRKVGKTGK
- a CDS encoding nitrate reductase subunit alpha; protein product: MNRPAQVQGKSAQLLLDAGRFFTRWDETADGRAVFREGGRAGDYFYRDRWSHDKIVRSTHGVNCTGSCSWKVYVKDGIITWETQETDYPSVGPDRPEYEPRGCPRGAAFSWYTYSPTRVRHPYARGVLVEMYRAAKAKLGDPVLAWADVTGDPLRRRAYQRARGKGGLVRVSWDEAIEMAAAAHVHTIKTYGPDRCTGFSPIPAMSMVSHCVGTRFIQLIGGVMTSFYDWYADLPVASPQVFGDQTDVPESGDWWDATYLMMWGSNVPVTRTPDAHWMAEVRYRGTKIVTVSPDYADNTKFADEWLPAQAGTDAALAMAMGHVILREYFVDRTTEFFSDYVRKYTDLPFLVELAEQDYEGQPTLVPGKFVTADGVGLGTADEDAWKTVVLDEATDAVVAPNGSMGFRYADSGEGRWNLDLQGVTPRLSLVDDPAAEPVAISLAAFDAPDGSGTVLCRGVPARRVHGKLVTTVFDLMLAQYGVGRDGLPGDWAAGYDDAATPYTPAWQEAITSVPADAAIRIAREFATNAVESQGRSMIIMGAGICQWFHGDATYRAILALLNLTGSMGRNGGGWAHYVGQEKCRPITGWISLANGLDWSRPPRTQPGTSYWYMHTDQWRNDGYSTTALASPLSRGVLDHPHTADAIAQSARLGWMPFYPQFSANPLQLADDAQAAVDAGTAPNVGAWVADRLHDGGLTPSINDVDAPENWPRTLVLWRSNLLGSSAKGDEYFLRHLLGTDHNILGTEDPQTPRPREVAWHDEAPEGKLDLLLSADFRMTSTTLMSDIVLPAATWYEKHDLSSTDMHPFVHAFTPAISPPWEAKSDFELFHLLARELSRQAKTHLGTVHDLVATPNQHDTPGETANPHGIVDDWLGSPRPGVPGKNLPQFAVVERDYTAIADKLASVGPLADRLGFTVKNLTFDVGSQMAKLAGRNGVMMGAHSAAHGRPAIDTDEKLAEAILLFSGTTNGELAVDAFEKLEQRTGKRFVDLAIGSEEKQITFADTQDSPQPVITSPEWSGSETGGRRYAPFTMNIERDKPFHTLTGRMHFYLDHDWMLDIGEALPLYRPPLDMHRLFGEPRLGPTGEMEIAVRYLTPHNKWSIHSEYQDNLFMLSLSRGGPTAWLSPDDAAAIGVEDNDWIECVNANGVFVGRAVVSHRIPAGVTYVHHAQERTIDVPKSEATGRRGGIHNSVTRLLVKPSHLIGGYAQLSYAFNYLGPTGNQRDIVSTIRRRSQEVTY
- a CDS encoding Dps family protein, which translates into the protein MSTATPINGVLDHDARQVVGDALQATLVDLVDLSLIAKQAHWNVVGSHFTAVHADLDELVDVTREFSDAAAERATAVGVSPDARVQTVAKTTGTPGISEGWIGDTAVIGVIVENLAAVIGGIRERIEATGTQDPVTEDLLIGFAARLEQLHWMWQARQA
- the rpsE gene encoding 30S ribosomal protein S5 — its product is MPGRQRDGGNGPANSNSNERGGDRRGGRGDRRDNRGGRDREERNHLERVVTINRVSKVVKGGRRFSFTALVVVGDGQGMVGVGYGKAKEVPAAIQKGVEEARKNFFRVPMIAGTITHPVQGEAAAGVVLLRPAAPGTGVIAGGAVRAVLECAGVTDVLAKSLGSDNAINVVHATVAALKLLQRPEEVAARRGLPVEDVAPAGMLRARAAAAAAASSAAKGA
- the rpsH gene encoding 30S ribosomal protein S8; translated protein: MTMTDPIADFLTRLRNANSAYHDEVTLPSSKIKANIAEILKKEGYITDYRVEDAEVGKKLIVNLKYGPSRERSIAGLRRVSKPGLRVYAKSTNLPKVLGGLGVAIISTSSGLLTDRQAANKGVGGEVLAYVW
- the narJ gene encoding nitrate reductase molybdenum cofactor assembly chaperone, giving the protein MRFPFGSPSAPTAAPRRGAADHRVLYQAASWCLQYPDDEVLARAALLRAALDEQPSSDAVLALGRFVDHLAATDPDDLRHSYVDVFDLSRRQTLYLTYWTHGDTRRRGAALAAIKQRYRDAGFLVDTRGELTDYLPMVLEFAARVDPDGGRELLVEYRPCLELIRLALADQTSAYADVLTAVCATLPGPSPADRASALAMRGEAETVEQVGLDAGDPRLMPLFTVAEMAATAPMGGRR
- the narI gene encoding respiratory nitrate reductase subunit gamma; translated protein: MKILLWGVIPYLTLIAVIGGTIWRYRYDKFGWTTRSSELYESRLLRIGSPLFHYGILMVIAGHAMGLVIPESWTEAVGISESAYHWAAAIGGIFAAAATLVGVAILVYRRRTVGPVFAATTANDKLMYLVLVSALVAGTYLTVIGLIDPHGPGVNYRETVSPWFRSIFLLQPDLDAMAAAPLRFHVHVLIGMTLFILVPFTRLVHIFTAPLHYLFRPYIVYRSRDEKLTPGDAKSAHAWAPIGTSDRRRS